In a genomic window of Narcine bancroftii isolate sNarBan1 chromosome 7, sNarBan1.hap1, whole genome shotgun sequence:
- the esd gene encoding S-formylglutathione hydrolase isoform X2: MRFGIYLPPKSKHAKCPVLYWLSGLTCTEQNFITKACSQQVAAETGLIIVVPDTSPRGCNVAGEDDSWDFGTGAGFYVNATEEPWKTNYRMYSYVTEELPRLVDSHFSVVPEKMSIFGHSMGGHGALVCALRNPGKFKSVSALAPICNPIQCPWGQKAFTGYLGPDKTTWEIYDATCLASTYSGPCLDILIDQGKDDQFLAAGQLLPDNFVEVCTKKRTPVVFRLQEGYDHSYYFIASFIRDHIKHHAKYLNA, encoded by the exons GATTAACCTGCACGGAACAGAACTTCATCACCAAGGCGTGTAGTCAGCAGGTTGCGGCAGAAACCGGCCTCATTATCGTGGTGCCAGACACCAGTCCTC GTGGCTGCAATGTTGCGGGTGAGGACGACAGCTGGGACTTTGGTACTGGTGCCGGGTTTTACGTTAATGCCACAGAGGAGCCATGGAAGACCAACTACCGGATGTACAGCTATGTCACTGAGGAG TTGCCTCGCCTGGTCGACTCTCATTTCTCTGTGGTCCCTGAGAAAATGTCCATCTTTGGCCACTCAATGGGTGGTCATGGAGCCTTGGTGTGTGCCTTGAGAAATCCTGGCAAGTTCAAG TCTGTATCAGCGCTGGCTCCCATCTGTAACCCCATACAGTGCCCCTGGGGACAGAAAGCATTCACTGGATACCTGGGACCGGATAAAACCACATGGGAG ATTTATGATGCCACCTGCTTGGCGTCGACCTATTCCGGACCTTGCCTGGACATCCTCATTGACCAGGGCAAGGATGACCAGTTCTTGGCTGCAGGACAGCTGCTCCCAGACAATTTCGTTGAGGTTTGCACCAAGAAGAGGACCCCTGTTGTCTTTCGTCTTCAGGAG GGGTACGATCACAGTTACTACTTCATTGCATCATTTATCAGAGACCACATTAAGCATCATGCAAAGTATCTCAATGCCTAG